In the genome of Acidovorax sp. 69, the window GCGCCCGTATCCCAAACCTTATCCGGTTTGAGTGGCGTCACATGGGCCTGCGCTGCTGGCGCCGGGGCCGCATGTGGCGCACCGGTCGGTGCAAACGCGATCGTGGATGCACCCTCGTTGCCGGTGGGCGCTTCGGTCACTTATACGGTCACGGGCACTGCGGGTGCTGCGGGTACCACTACCGCCACGACCGTGAGTGTGGCAGCCCCCGGTGGCATCACTGACAGCAACACGGCAAACAACGCTGCGGCAGATACCAATGCGGTAGGTACGCTGTACGCTGTGGGCGTTTCTAAATCCGGCGCGGGTTCTGGCTCCGTCAGCAGTGTGCCTTCCGGCCTCAGTTGTGGTGCGGCCTGCGCATCGGCATCGGTGAGTGTGGCAAACGGAACGACAACGATCTTGTCGGCTGTGGCTGCGCCTGGTTCCATCTTCACCGGCTGGTCGGGCGCCGGGTGCTCGGGAACGGGTACTTGCACGGTGAATGTCTCTGGCGCCAACGCGAACGTCATAGCAAACTTTGCGCTGACCCGGACTGTGACGCCTGTCGTGGGTGCCAACGGAACCGTCACGCCAGCAACGCCGACGACAGTGGCCTCGGGTTCGTCGGTGACTTACACCATCAACCCTGACCCAACCTATGCCCCGCTGATCACTGGGAACTGCCCCGGTGTGCTCTCTGGCAATCAGTACACCGTATCGCCAGTGAACGCTGACTGCACTTTCAACGTGGCGTTTACCAATGCGACTGCCACTGTGACGTCTTCTGTCAATGGCGGTAACGGAGGCATCTCCCCGGCGGGCGCACAGACCGTGGCTTTGGGCTCGCAGCAGACCTTCACCCTCACGCCGGTTGCGGGCTACGTGGCGCGGGTCGCGACGGGTGGAACCGCCTGCCCAGGAAGTCTTGTGGGGAACACCTTCACGACCAACGCTATTGCTGGAAGCTGCACGGTGGTCGCGTCTTTTGTTCTGTCTGCGGGAGTATCCAGTGTTCCTACCTTGTCGGAGTGGGGCCTGATTGTGTTGTCCCTGGTGCTCGCTGCGCTAGGATTGCGACGTCTGCCAGTGGGTCGCAGACCCACGCACTGATCCGGATATTCCTCATTGCTGTGACATCCCAAATGCCCACCTTGGTCACGGGTGGGGGTTTGGTTTGCTTCTGTCTGCAACGCATTTGAATGCAAGTATGAAAACGTATGTCGTCTTGGCCTTGGCCGTTGTGGTGCACCAGGCAGCATGGGCACAGAGTGTGCCCACACGCAAGGCTGGGTTGTGGGAGGTGTCGATCCGCGCGGAAGGAGAAGCAGAAGCACTTGCGCTCAAAGTGTTGCAGTGCACGGACCGTGCGTCCGACGCGTTGACACTGATGTCCATTGCGCCCGGGCAGGAAAACTGCCGCAAGCCTGTTGTCGAGAGGCTGAAAACAAAAGGTTATCGCATCCGTACCGCATGTGTCGTGCACGAGCAACGTGTAAACACCGTCATGGATCTGAGGGGCGATGTGACATCGCGCTATGAAGGACGTTTGGAAACTCGCTACCCCACTATGGCATCCCAAACGCCAAGTCCCAAGCTGTTTGAGGGCAGGTGGCTGGGCGAGTGCCGCGCGGGAATGCGACCCGGCGATATGTTGTTGCCCAACGGTGTCACGGTGAACGTGGTCGATGACCGCAGGCGCGCAGAGATCAATCAGGACCATAAGGGACACAAGCACTGAATGTGCTCTGCCCAGTTGCCGCATACCCGACTCGCAGACCTGACTGCATGCCCTACCGCTAGATGGGCGTTGGGCGATGGGTGTGTTTCCCGTCCAGTCCTTTGCAGGCAGCCCATGCGGGCTGCCTTTCTTTTTTTACTGACTGATCTCCAGCATCACCACATGCCCTTGTGCAGCAGGCCAAGTCTGGCCTGTGACCCTTTCACCGTTGAACTCGGCACTGACGGTCCGCACGCCGCCGCTGGGTTTGATCTTGGCACTGGCGGCGCCTGCACCGGCAGGCACCCCGGCGGGCGCTGTGCCATCCAGCATCATCTTGTCGCGCGCTGGGTCCAGGTAGCCCCGGGGACGGGTCAGGGTGACGATGGATTCGGCCGTTCTGTCCGCATCGGCGATGCGTTCGGGGCGCAGGTGGATGATGTCACTGCTGCGCGGGAAACCACTGCGATAGACATGGGTGGTGGCGTAGCCGGGGGCGGTGATCACGAACTCGATGGGGGAGCCAGGGGGTACCGTCAGCGGGCCCCATTGGCCATCTGTACCCACGGTTTTGCGCAGCAGGGCGTTGCCGGAGCGGGCGCCGGTGGCCGCGTCGGTGCCATACACCTCCAGCTGCGCCCCCGCCAGGGGCAGGTTGTTGCTGAAGTTGCCAGTTTTGGGGTCTGCGGAGTCCACGCCCAGGCCGGTGACCTTGCCATTCAGCACCACCGTTTTCTCGGCGGCGATTGCTGTGCGTTCCGGGGTCTTGCCGGTGATGAAACGGTACGTGGCCTCGAACGCGGCGGGCGAATACGACGTCTCGCGGTGGTCGATGCGGGGAATCACCACGTTGGTGGCGCCTTTCAGCTCGGGGCCTGATGCCGTCACGTGGGTGGGCGTGCCTTTCTGGCCGATCCACAGCCCATCGGGCTGCGCGAACTTGTCGTTGTTGTCCGAGCGAATGGTCATCCATTTCACCGGGCCGCTCACTTCGTCGCCCGCCGCATTCTTGGGCGCGTTCAGCCCCTTCAGGAACGGCCCCGTGCCCGAAAACTCATTGCCTTCACGGAATCCTGGAATGGCCCAGACACCATGGTTGGGCGTGCCGCCCAGGATGGCGTGGCTCACCGTCTTGTCACCGCCGCCGTTGTAGATGTAGTTGCGGATGGCATTGCCGCCGCGCGAGTTGCCCACCAAAACGACCTGGCTGGCGCCGGTGGCTTTGAGCACTTTCTCAACCTCGGCCTTCAAGTAGGCCATGTGTTCCGCTGCCGAGGTGCGGCCGGGTTGTGGCTTGGCATCGTCGTCGCGCGACAGCGGGTAGGGCACGTCGATGGCGTGCAGGCGTTCGCGCGGCCAGCCGTTGGACTCGAATCGCCACGCCGTGGTTTGCCACAGCGCTGCGGTGTCGCCGTTGCCATGGACGAAGACGATGGGCGGGGCCTCGGCCAGGCTGGGGCTGCGGGTGGCGCAGCCGGCCAGGGTCAGGCTGGCGATAGCGCCGGCCAAAAGGAAGGCGCGGCGCTGCACAAGGAGGCGTGTGTTCATTGGAATATCTCCAGAAAGAAAAAATGCCCGTGGACCGGTGAGTCCACGAGCATTGCAGGGTTGCGTGACAGTCCTTGCGGCTTCGTTAGGCAAACACGCCAGCAGTGTCCTGCATGCGGGCCGACACTTCACCCAGGTGGTGCAGTGTGTCACCGAACGTCGTTTCCAGCTGCGTGAACTTCTTGAAGTAGTGGCTGCCGATGTACTCGTCGGTCACGCCGATACCGCCATGCAGTTGCACCGATTGCTGGCCCACAAAACGCATGGACTGACCCAGCTGCACCTTGGCGCGGGCCATGGCAGCACGGCGCTCGGCAGCGGGGGCACCGAGCTTGAGGCTGGCGTAGTAGCTCATCGAGCGGGCCAGCTCCAGCTGCATCTTCATGTCGGCCACGCGGTGGCGCAGGGCCTGGAAGCTGGCGATGAACACGCCGAACTGCTTGCGCTGGTTCATGTATTCCACGGTCAAGGCGACGGTCTTGTCCATCACGCCCACGGCCTCGGCGCAGGTCGCGGCGATGCCCGTGTCCACGGCGAGTTCCAGCGCGGCCAGGCCGTCGGCAGTGATGAGCGTGGCGGGGGCGTTGACCAGTTGCACTTCAGCGGCGCGGCTGCCGTCCTGCGTGATGTAGCCCTTGGTGGTGACGCCAGTGGCCGAGCGCTCCACCAGGAAGAGGGCGATCTTTCCGTCGAGCTGCGCCGGTACGATGAAGGCGTCGGCCAGGTCACCAGCCGCCACTATGCTTTTGGTAGCTGTTACCGTATGTTCCGCCTGCGCTGGAGCCGCTTTTGCCTCGCAAACATCCAGGCGGTAGCGCGCCTTGCGCTCCTGGTAGGCCAGCACCACCAGCGCTTCGCCGCTGGCCA includes:
- a CDS encoding acyl-CoA dehydrogenase family protein, which codes for MDFDFSDDQEQLRDAVRKWVDKGYTFERRRTAVATGGFDRAAWGELAELGLTALTVPEAHDGMGQGAIDAMVVAEELGRGMVLEPIAQAFIASSVLTHYAPAAVQSAWLPRVASGEALVVLAYQERKARYRLDVCEAKAAPAQAEHTVTATKSIVAAGDLADAFIVPAQLDGKIALFLVERSATGVTTKGYITQDGSRAAEVQLVNAPATLITADGLAALELAVDTGIAATCAEAVGVMDKTVALTVEYMNQRKQFGVFIASFQALRHRVADMKMQLELARSMSYYASLKLGAPAAERRAAMARAKVQLGQSMRFVGQQSVQLHGGIGVTDEYIGSHYFKKFTQLETTFGDTLHHLGEVSARMQDTAGVFA
- a CDS encoding DUF3617 family protein, which gives rise to MKTYVVLALAVVVHQAAWAQSVPTRKAGLWEVSIRAEGEAEALALKVLQCTDRASDALTLMSIAPGQENCRKPVVERLKTKGYRIRTACVVHEQRVNTVMDLRGDVTSRYEGRLETRYPTMASQTPSPKLFEGRWLGECRAGMRPGDMLLPNGVTVNVVDDRRRAEINQDHKGHKH
- a CDS encoding alpha/beta fold hydrolase, which codes for MNTRLLVQRRAFLLAGAIASLTLAGCATRSPSLAEAPPIVFVHGNGDTAALWQTTAWRFESNGWPRERLHAIDVPYPLSRDDDAKPQPGRTSAAEHMAYLKAEVEKVLKATGASQVVLVGNSRGGNAIRNYIYNGGGDKTVSHAILGGTPNHGVWAIPGFREGNEFSGTGPFLKGLNAPKNAAGDEVSGPVKWMTIRSDNNDKFAQPDGLWIGQKGTPTHVTASGPELKGATNVVIPRIDHRETSYSPAAFEATYRFITGKTPERTAIAAEKTVVLNGKVTGLGVDSADPKTGNFSNNLPLAGAQLEVYGTDAATGARSGNALLRKTVGTDGQWGPLTVPPGSPIEFVITAPGYATTHVYRSGFPRSSDIIHLRPERIADADRTAESIVTLTRPRGYLDPARDKMMLDGTAPAGVPAGAGAASAKIKPSGGVRTVSAEFNGERVTGQTWPAAQGHVVMLEISQ